Proteins co-encoded in one Streptococcus ruminicola genomic window:
- a CDS encoding extracellular solute-binding protein yields the protein MKWPKRLIAVGAAALLATAGVMLSACSKQDKTSANGKVTIEYFNQKTEMVDTLKEIIKDFEKENPKIHVKMTSVPSAGTVLKTRMLAGDAPDVINIYPQNVDFKEWAKAGYFENMTGKSYLKNIKNHYEKNYAVNGKIYSVPLSANVSGIYFNKTKFEELGLKVPETWDEFETLVKQIKADGETPFALAGSEGWTLNGYHQLAYISVTGSGDKANDYLRFSPVNSISTKDKEVKEVLTRLDLLAGKGNQQTNWEGASYNDSVVAFATEKTLMLPGGSWVLAAIKQQDPNFEISTFAFPGEKAGQEVTVGAGDLALSISSKTKHKKECEQFISYMASAKAMQKYYDVDGSPVSVNGVAEDENSPLAPLYQLAFTDKHYVWLGENWTSEDDFFSLTANYLLNQDANQYVSEMNAFFNPMKADVDK from the coding sequence ATGAAATGGCCTAAACGATTGATAGCAGTAGGTGCTGCTGCTCTGCTTGCGACTGCAGGGGTGATGCTAAGTGCTTGTTCAAAACAAGATAAAACGTCAGCAAATGGAAAGGTGACTATCGAGTATTTTAACCAAAAGACTGAGATGGTTGATACGCTAAAAGAAATCATTAAGGATTTTGAAAAAGAAAATCCAAAGATCCATGTCAAAATGACCAGTGTGCCAAGTGCTGGTACTGTTCTAAAAACACGTATGCTTGCAGGAGATGCTCCGGATGTCATTAACATTTACCCTCAGAACGTTGATTTTAAAGAGTGGGCAAAAGCAGGTTACTTTGAGAATATGACTGGCAAATCATATCTTAAAAACATCAAAAATCATTACGAAAAAAATTATGCTGTCAACGGCAAAATTTATAGCGTCCCGCTATCAGCCAACGTTTCAGGGATTTATTTTAACAAGACAAAATTTGAAGAATTAGGCCTCAAAGTTCCAGAAACGTGGGATGAATTTGAAACACTTGTTAAACAAATCAAAGCTGACGGCGAAACACCGTTTGCGCTTGCTGGTAGTGAAGGTTGGACTTTAAATGGTTATCACCAATTAGCTTATATCAGTGTGACTGGCAGCGGTGATAAGGCAAATGATTATCTTCGTTTTTCTCCTGTTAATTCCATTTCAACAAAGGATAAAGAAGTTAAGGAAGTCTTGACTCGCTTGGATTTGCTTGCTGGTAAAGGCAATCAACAAACTAACTGGGAAGGTGCTTCTTACAATGACTCTGTTGTAGCTTTTGCGACTGAAAAAACTTTAATGTTACCTGGTGGGTCATGGGTATTGGCAGCCATTAAGCAACAAGATCCTAATTTTGAAATCTCAACATTTGCTTTTCCTGGAGAAAAAGCAGGTCAAGAGGTAACTGTTGGTGCAGGAGATTTGGCCTTATCAATCTCATCGAAAACGAAACACAAAAAAGAATGTGAACAGTTCATTTCTTATATGGCTTCAGCTAAAGCAATGCAAAAATATTATGATGTCGATGGCTCACCTGTATCTGTAAATGGTGTGGCTGAAGACGAGAACTCTCCCCTTGCTCCGCTTTATCAATTAGCCTTTACAGATAAGCACTATGTTTGGCTTGGTGAAAATTGGACAAGTGAAGATGACTTCTTTAGTTTGACAGCAAATTATCTTTTGAATCAAGATGCTAATCAATACGTTAGTGAAATGAATGCCTTTTTCAACCCAATGAAAGCTGACGTAGATAAATAG
- a CDS encoding carbohydrate ABC transporter permease, producing the protein MRKFLNKYWGWTFLIVPLILQAIFFYFPMIQGAFYSFTNWTGLTYNFDFVGVNNYKILLTDTKFFKALGFTLMLTIALIAGEIVIGIIVARALNAKIKGQTFFRAWFFFPAVLSGLTVSLIFKQVFNYGLPAIGEALNIEFLKTSLLGTTGGAVFAAIFVMLWQGVAMPIILFLSGLQTIPSEITEAAAIDGATSKQTFWNIELPYLLPSISMVFIMALKAGLTAFDQIFALTGGGPSNSTTSIGLLVYNYAFSSNQYGYANAIALILFAIIVLVSMLQLKLSSRFEV; encoded by the coding sequence ATGCGAAAATTTTTAAATAAGTATTGGGGATGGACGTTCTTGATTGTTCCCTTGATTTTACAAGCAATTTTCTTCTATTTTCCAATGATTCAAGGAGCTTTTTATAGCTTTACGAACTGGACAGGCTTGACTTACAATTTTGATTTTGTTGGTGTCAACAATTATAAAATCTTGCTAACAGATACCAAATTCTTTAAAGCTCTTGGTTTTACCTTGATGTTAACCATTGCTTTAATTGCAGGAGAAATTGTTATTGGTATTATTGTAGCGCGTGCTTTGAATGCTAAAATCAAAGGACAAACGTTTTTTAGAGCATGGTTCTTTTTCCCAGCGGTTTTGTCAGGGTTGACAGTGTCTTTGATTTTCAAGCAAGTCTTTAACTACGGTTTGCCTGCTATTGGTGAAGCTTTAAACATTGAATTCTTGAAAACGAGTCTTCTAGGAACAACTGGTGGTGCCGTTTTTGCAGCTATCTTTGTCATGCTTTGGCAAGGTGTGGCAATGCCGATTATTCTTTTCCTTTCAGGTCTTCAAACTATTCCAAGTGAAATCACAGAAGCAGCAGCCATTGATGGAGCTACTAGCAAACAGACTTTCTGGAATATTGAATTGCCTTATTTGTTGCCAAGTATCTCTATGGTCTTTATTATGGCGCTTAAAGCTGGTCTGACAGCCTTCGACCAAATCTTTGCCTTGACTGGTGGTGGACCAAGTAACTCAACAACTTCAATTGGGCTTTTGGTTTACAATTACGCCTTTTCAAGTAACCAATATGGCTACGCTAACGCTATTGCCTTGATTCTCTTTGCTATCATTGTTTTGGTATCAATGCTGCAATTGAAATTATCAAGTCGTTTTGAAGTATAG
- a CDS encoding glycohydrolase toxin TNT-related protein (This protein contains a domain related to Tuberculosis Necrotizing Toxin, which is the C-terminal effector domain of outer membrane channel protein CpnT, and which has a lethal NAD+-glycohydrolase activity.) yields the protein MAWLQSQADLDANFFEGTRKTLEKQNWDFFGGQLDKSVALTALGFVDGVCETIDQLALGAAQLGQLAFEGIEWGGNTLFKQKTPQWLKDDVTGAWNNVMAASEFGTRLIALDADAWNAVAKTGEKVGSDLASAIKTGDDYKIGGYLFDVATFVGPAAVGKLKYIDEASNLTKLAETSEVASTVGKVEDGVKVSKFDKLFGKLKVNDFSKTVTTDSIKSTSKTLKIDEIYFDKAGNKLARFNNNEVAYFSTETVDGKPVLVCSLDFLKPDGSINWPKGDGFVLDAAGNPITRDANITAGQLVDRYGSSGGTFVSPIIGGKSFSFESRGLPYPEGYLEKHTYQFTMDINKANYEKAFNNLRPEKQDKILKLMNIYKFSAEDIYNPQIGEIAEVFGAGGGQQIKLGTSVSIYEELGFLKEIK from the coding sequence GTGGCCTGGTTACAAAGTCAAGCAGACTTAGACGCCAATTTCTTTGAAGGAACCCGTAAAACATTAGAAAAACAAAACTGGGACTTTTTTGGTGGACAACTTGACAAATCGGTAGCTCTGACAGCCTTAGGTTTTGTCGATGGTGTTTGTGAAACCATTGACCAACTAGCCCTTGGCGCTGCTCAACTTGGCCAACTAGCTTTTGAAGGAATTGAATGGGGTGGAAATACCTTATTTAAGCAAAAAACACCTCAATGGCTTAAAGACGATGTGACTGGTGCCTGGAACAATGTGATGGCTGCCAGTGAGTTTGGCACTAGACTAATAGCTCTTGATGCGGATGCTTGGAATGCTGTTGCCAAAACTGGTGAAAAAGTAGGAAGCGACTTGGCATCCGCTATTAAAACAGGGGATGACTATAAAATCGGTGGCTACCTCTTCGATGTCGCCACTTTTGTCGGTCCTGCTGCCGTTGGCAAACTCAAATACATCGACGAAGCAAGCAACCTCACTAAACTCGCAGAAACCAGCGAAGTTGCTTCGACTGTTGGTAAAGTTGAAGATGGGGTGAAGGTTTCTAAATTTGATAAGCTGTTTGGAAAATTAAAAGTAAATGATTTTTCAAAAACTGTTACCACTGACAGTATTAAAAGTACTTCTAAAACTCTTAAAATTGATGAAATTTATTTTGATAAAGCAGGCAATAAGCTAGCAAGATTTAATAACAATGAAGTAGCCTACTTTTCTACAGAAACTGTTGATGGAAAACCTGTTTTAGTTTGTTCATTAGATTTCTTAAAACCAGATGGAAGTATAAATTGGCCTAAAGGAGATGGATTCGTCCTAGATGCTGCTGGAAATCCAATAACACGCGATGCTAATATCACAGCAGGTCAATTAGTAGATAGATATGGCAGTTCAGGCGGAACTTTTGTTAGTCCTATAATAGGTGGTAAATCTTTTTCTTTTGAATCTCGAGGCTTACCTTACCCAGAAGGTTATCTAGAAAAACATACATATCAATTTACTATGGATATCAATAAAGCTAACTACGAAAAAGCATTTAACAATTTGCGCCCAGAAAAGCAAGACAAAATCTTAAAACTTATGAATATTTATAAGTTCTCTGCTGAAGATATTTACAATCCTCAAATAGGCGAAATTGCCGAAGTATTTGGAGCAGGTGGCGGACAACAAATCAAATTAGGAACGAGTGTTTCAATTTATGAAGAGCTTGGATTTTTAAAGGAGATTAAATAA
- the gtfA gene encoding sucrose phosphorylase translates to MTIQNKTMLITYSDSLGKNLKELKDNLERYFGEAVGGIHLLPFFPSTGDRGFAPVDYDEVDSAFGDWDDVKALGEKYYLMFDFMINHISRQSKYYKDYQEKHEDSAYKDLFLNWDKFWPENRPTQADVDLIYKRKDRAPKQEIHFADGSVEYLWNTFGEEQIDLDVTKEVTMDFIRKTIKHLAENGCDLIRLDAFAYAVKKLDTNDFFVEPDIWGLLDKVRRIAAETGTELLPEIHEHYSIQFKIAEHDYYVYDFALPMVTLYSLYSGKVERLAKWLKMSPMKQFTTLDTHDGIGVVDVKDILSDEEIDYTSNELYKVGANVKRKYSSAEYNNLDIYQINSTYYSALGDDDKKYFLARLIQAFAPGIPQVYYVGFLAGKNDLELLEKTKEGRNINRHYYTSEEIAEEVKRPVVQALLKLFTFRNQSAAFALDGSIEVDELDSHTILITRRNQGSSVVAQAKINLKDLTYHVTENGKEIAFL, encoded by the coding sequence ATGACAATACAAAATAAAACGATGCTTATCACTTATTCAGATAGTCTGGGTAAGAATTTAAAAGAGCTAAAGGACAACCTTGAACGCTATTTCGGCGAAGCTGTCGGAGGTATTCACCTTTTGCCATTTTTCCCGTCAACAGGTGACCGTGGTTTTGCTCCTGTCGATTATGATGAGGTTGATTCCGCTTTTGGTGATTGGGATGACGTGAAGGCATTGGGTGAGAAGTACTACCTCATGTTTGATTTCATGATTAATCATATCTCTCGTCAATCAAAATATTATAAAGATTATCAAGAAAAGCATGAGGATAGTGCTTATAAAGATTTATTCCTTAACTGGGATAAATTCTGGCCAGAAAATCGTCCGACACAAGCTGATGTGGATTTGATTTACAAGCGTAAAGACCGCGCACCAAAACAAGAAATTCATTTTGCGGATGGTTCAGTTGAGTATCTTTGGAATACATTTGGTGAGGAACAAATTGACCTTGATGTGACAAAAGAAGTGACCATGGATTTCATTCGAAAGACTATCAAACATTTAGCGGAAAATGGCTGTGATCTCATTCGCTTAGATGCTTTTGCTTATGCGGTTAAGAAATTGGATACTAATGATTTCTTTGTAGAACCGGATATCTGGGGTTTGCTAGATAAAGTCCGTCGCATCGCTGCCGAAACTGGCACAGAATTGCTTCCAGAAATTCATGAGCATTATTCGATTCAGTTTAAAATTGCTGAACATGACTACTACGTTTACGATTTTGCTCTTCCAATGGTGACACTTTATAGTTTATACAGCGGAAAAGTTGAACGCTTGGCAAAATGGTTGAAAATGTCTCCAATGAAACAATTTACAACACTGGATACGCACGACGGGATTGGTGTGGTTGATGTCAAAGATATTTTGAGTGATGAAGAAATTGATTATACTTCAAATGAGCTCTATAAAGTTGGTGCTAATGTGAAACGTAAATATTCATCAGCAGAGTACAACAATCTTGATATTTATCAAATCAATTCGACCTACTATTCTGCACTTGGTGATGATGACAAGAAATATTTCCTTGCTCGCTTGATTCAAGCTTTCGCACCAGGTATTCCACAGGTCTATTATGTCGGATTTTTAGCAGGTAAAAATGATCTAGAGTTGTTAGAAAAAACAAAAGAAGGACGCAATATCAATCGTCATTATTATACGAGTGAAGAAATTGCTGAAGAGGTTAAGCGTCCGGTGGTTCAAGCCTTGCTTAAGCTCTTTACTTTCCGTAATCAGTCAGCTGCTTTTGCCCTTGATGGCAGTATTGAAGTTGATGAACTTGATAGTCACACAATTCTTATTACACGCCGTAATCAAGGCAGTAGTGTTGTCGCACAAGCAAAGATTAATCTAAAAGATTTGACTTATCATGTCACAGAAAACGGTAAAGAAATTGCCTTTTTATAA
- the dexB gene encoding glucan 1,6-alpha-glucosidase DexB, translated as MEKHWWHKATIYQIYPKSFMDSNGDGIGDLQGIISKLDYLQKLGITAIWLSPVYQSPMDDNGYDISDYEAIADIFGDMSDMEELLAQAKARGIRIIMDLVVNHTSDEHAWFVEAHENPDSKYRDFYIWRDKPNELNSIFGGSAWEYDGKTGQYYLHFFSKKQPDLNWENPLLRQSVYDMMNRWIDKGISGFRMDVIDMIGKIPDRLISNNGPKLHDYLKEMHQETLAGKDLLTVGETWGATPEIAKKYSSPAEKELSMVFQFEHIGLQHKPNASKWEYEKELNVPALKAIFNKWQTELELGQGWNSLFWDNHDLPRVLSIWGNTDTYREKSAKALAISLHLMRGTPYIYQGEEIGMTNYPFKDLGEIDDIESLNFAKEALENGKTPEEIMDSIRMIGRDNARTPMQWDASQNAGFSTADKTWLPVNPNYTEINVQAALDNPDSIFYTYQKLIKLRKENDWLIDADFELLETADKVFAYLRKTADATYLIVANLSDQVQAFESNFAYQETIISNTSELTDFENHKLQPWDAFCVKVG; from the coding sequence ATGGAAAAACATTGGTGGCATAAAGCAACGATTTATCAGATTTACCCAAAATCATTTATGGATTCAAATGGTGATGGAATTGGTGACTTGCAAGGGATTATCAGTAAACTCGATTACCTGCAAAAGCTTGGGATTACAGCGATTTGGTTGTCTCCGGTTTATCAATCACCGATGGATGATAATGGCTACGATATTTCAGATTATGAGGCAATTGCTGATATTTTTGGCGATATGTCTGATATGGAAGAATTGCTAGCGCAGGCAAAAGCGCGTGGTATCCGCATCATTATGGACTTAGTGGTTAATCACACGTCAGATGAGCACGCTTGGTTTGTCGAAGCGCATGAAAATCCTGACAGCAAGTATCGTGATTTTTACATTTGGCGTGATAAACCTAATGAGCTCAATTCTATTTTTGGTGGCTCTGCTTGGGAATATGATGGCAAAACTGGGCAATACTATTTGCACTTTTTCAGCAAGAAACAACCTGATTTGAATTGGGAAAATCCGCTGTTACGCCAGTCTGTTTATGATATGATGAATCGCTGGATTGACAAAGGTATTTCTGGTTTTCGTATGGACGTGATTGACATGATTGGGAAGATTCCTGACCGCTTAATCTCAAATAATGGTCCAAAATTGCACGATTACTTAAAAGAAATGCACCAAGAAACCTTGGCTGGAAAAGACTTATTGACGGTTGGTGAAACTTGGGGAGCAACTCCGGAAATTGCTAAGAAGTATTCATCGCCAGCTGAGAAAGAATTGTCCATGGTCTTCCAATTTGAGCATATCGGTCTTCAACACAAACCAAACGCTTCAAAATGGGAATACGAAAAAGAGTTAAATGTTCCTGCACTCAAAGCTATTTTTAACAAATGGCAGACAGAACTGGAGCTTGGTCAAGGTTGGAATTCCCTTTTTTGGGATAATCATGATTTGCCGCGCGTGCTTTCTATCTGGGGTAACACAGACACTTACCGTGAAAAATCAGCTAAAGCGCTAGCTATTTCCTTACATCTAATGCGGGGAACGCCTTATATCTATCAAGGTGAGGAAATTGGAATGACCAATTATCCGTTTAAGGATTTGGGAGAAATTGACGATATCGAGTCGCTTAATTTTGCCAAAGAAGCCCTTGAAAATGGTAAGACGCCAGAAGAAATCATGGATAGCATTCGCATGATTGGACGTGACAATGCCAGAACCCCAATGCAGTGGGATGCTAGCCAAAATGCTGGATTTTCAACAGCTGATAAGACTTGGTTACCAGTCAATCCAAATTACACAGAAATTAATGTACAAGCAGCCCTAGACAATCCAGATTCTATTTTCTACACTTACCAAAAACTCATCAAGCTTCGCAAAGAAAACGATTGGTTGATTGACGCTGATTTTGAACTTTTAGAGACAGCTGATAAAGTGTTTGCTTACCTCAGAAAAACAGCTGACGCCACTTACCTCATAGTTGCTAATTTATCAGATCAAGTTCAAGCATTTGAAAGCAACTTTGCTTACCAAGAAACCATCATCAGCAACACCTCAGAATTAACAGACTTTGAAAACCACAAACTCCAACCATGGGATGCCTTTTGTGTTAAGGTTGGATGA
- a CDS encoding DUF6572 domain-containing protein: MEIINKKNFVLSKLDGQYIISWSRGKENLIFPITKELRDKALKSDKDGLEVMFYAENKRWPKDEELTNFNKTDVITYKGNGFVIYEENGNYEIKFSSGDLTERQLTFPITKELRDKALKSDKDALEVMDYLVYNTWEKPDPDKIGRQFLRQHPELIFKNYEANKALFSREEFEKLTRSVIGKLEPSIVDYYGMNNNNLELILPDETPWDISSEYEHLSKLQDKLNHYISFIENKQYIDKYNGPFDSIIIKAGFKYLPTKNGMEFLNKAKKIIEAEGIIFDIILPE; encoded by the coding sequence ATGGAAATTATCAATAAAAAAAATTTTGTTTTATCTAAATTAGATGGCCAATATATTATTAGTTGGTCACGCGGGAAAGAGAATTTAATTTTTCCAATTACAAAAGAATTAAGGGATAAAGCTTTAAAATCTGATAAAGATGGTCTTGAAGTAATGTTTTATGCAGAAAATAAACGCTGGCCAAAAGATGAAGAGTTAACGAATTTTAACAAAACAGATGTTATTACCTACAAAGGAAATGGTTTTGTGATTTATGAAGAAAATGGGAATTATGAAATAAAATTTTCTTCCGGTGATTTAACAGAACGCCAACTCACTTTTCCAATCACAAAAGAATTAAGGGATAAAGCTTTAAAATCTGATAAAGATGCTTTAGAGGTTATGGATTATCTTGTATACAATACATGGGAAAAACCAGATCCAGATAAAATTGGACGTCAATTCTTACGCCAGCATCCAGAATTAATTTTTAAAAACTACGAGGCAAACAAAGCTTTATTTTCTAGAGAAGAGTTTGAAAAATTAACAAGAAGTGTTATCGGAAAACTTGAGCCGAGTATCGTTGATTATTATGGTATGAATAACAATAATCTTGAACTAATTCTTCCTGATGAAACTCCATGGGATATTTCATCTGAGTATGAGCACTTATCAAAACTCCAAGATAAATTAAATCATTACATCAGTTTTATCGAAAACAAACAATACATAGATAAATATAACGGCCCCTTCGATAGCATTATCATAAAAGCTGGCTTCAAATACCTCCCTACTAAAAATGGAATGGAGTTTTTGAATAAAGCTAAGAAAATCATTGAAGCTGAAGGGATTATTTTTGATATTATTTTGCCAGAGTAA
- a CDS encoding Imm59 family immunity protein has protein sequence MPNLQIEKQEILEEIEKRNYQTLRYSIFEAGNPHEWETRIDYDKTRQIYQVYATMDRASVRGKYEFVDFNSAKDKFIELLDLTIEINRWKVEDGKQPIYYSPLWSDSKPIEMFTTVIDYCDIEDGNLELIILDENQWEGTSEKEHLQKLKEKLNTYLEYIDGKCYVSKCGESFDKIIIQVGFRHHPSENGMRFMKKQQQNLSKRGIILEIVLNE, from the coding sequence ATGCCAAATTTACAAATAGAAAAACAAGAAATACTGGAAGAAATTGAAAAACGCAATTATCAAACTTTGCGCTATTCTATTTTTGAGGCAGGGAATCCTCATGAATGGGAGACCCGCATTGATTACGATAAAACAAGACAAATTTATCAAGTTTATGCAACAATGGATCGCGCTTCAGTGAGGGGAAAATACGAATTTGTAGATTTTAATTCAGCAAAAGACAAATTTATCGAATTATTAGATTTAACAATAGAAATAAATCGATGGAAAGTTGAAGATGGTAAACAGCCAATATACTACTCTCCACTTTGGTCTGACTCCAAACCGATTGAAATGTTTACGACAGTTATTGACTATTGCGACATTGAAGATGGAAATTTAGAGCTCATTATCCTTGATGAAAATCAGTGGGAAGGAACTTCTGAAAAAGAGCATTTACAAAAATTAAAGGAAAAACTAAATACTTATCTCGAATATATTGATGGAAAATGCTATGTTTCAAAATGTGGAGAAAGCTTTGATAAAATTATTATCCAAGTTGGTTTCAGACACCATCCTAGTGAAAATGGTATGCGATTCATGAAAAAACAACAACAAAATCTTTCTAAAAGAGGAATTATTTTAGAAATTGTACTAAATGAATAA
- a CDS encoding carbohydrate ABC transporter permease: MKKEERYNTFWKYVLLVVGSILILIPLLATVFSSFKTTKDIMQHFFAFPNPVTLSNYSRLLADGIGHYFWNSTIITVVSVILVTLFIPAAAYSIARNMSKKRAFNIMYSLLILGIFVPFQVIMIPITVMMSRLGLTNIWGLIILYLTYAVPQTLFLYVGYIKLSVPDSLDEAAEIDGADKFTTYRKVVFPMLKPMHATTLIINALWFWNDFMLPLLMLNKSSDSWSLPLFQYNYTGQYLSDYGPSFASYVVGIITITIVYLIFQKHIISGMSNGAVK, translated from the coding sequence ATGAAGAAAGAAGAACGTTATAATACTTTTTGGAAATATGTGCTCTTGGTTGTGGGATCAATTTTGATTTTGATTCCTTTGTTAGCAACGGTCTTTAGTTCGTTTAAGACAACTAAGGATATCATGCAACATTTCTTTGCTTTTCCAAATCCTGTCACTCTAAGCAACTATTCACGCTTATTAGCTGACGGAATTGGACACTATTTCTGGAATTCAACCATTATCACAGTGGTTTCAGTGATTTTGGTAACCTTGTTTATCCCAGCAGCAGCTTATTCAATTGCGCGTAACATGAGTAAAAAACGTGCGTTTAATATCATGTATAGTTTGCTGATTTTGGGGATTTTTGTACCATTCCAAGTTATCATGATTCCAATCACAGTGATGATGAGCCGACTTGGTTTGACAAATATTTGGGGCTTGATTATCTTGTATCTGACTTATGCTGTGCCACAAACTTTGTTCTTGTATGTCGGTTATATCAAATTAAGTGTCCCTGACAGTTTAGATGAAGCAGCCGAAATCGACGGTGCTGATAAATTCACAACTTATCGCAAAGTTGTCTTTCCAATGCTAAAACCAATGCATGCAACAACCTTGATTATTAATGCTCTTTGGTTCTGGAATGACTTCATGCTTCCTCTTTTGATGTTGAATAAATCATCTGATTCATGGTCATTGCCACTTTTCCAATATAACTACACAGGACAATACCTCAGCGATTACGGACCAAGTTTCGCTTCATATGTCGTTGGGATTATCACAATTACCATCGTCTACCTCATTTTCCAAAAACATATCATTTCAGGAATGAGCAACGGCGCAGTGAAGTAA